One region of Juglans regia cultivar Chandler chromosome 4, Walnut 2.0, whole genome shotgun sequence genomic DNA includes:
- the LOC108989575 gene encoding vacuolar protein sorting-associated protein 55 homolog, which yields MFSASILLQILACAVYNNWWPMLSALMYVLVPMPCLFFGGGSTQFLTSRDGGGWIDAAKFLTGASAVGSMAIPIILRHAQMIQTGAMLIEFTSFFIFVCTVMCFHRASLEDDW from the exons ATGTTTTCCGCTAGCATCTTGCTTCAGATCCTG GCGTGTGCTGTATACAACAATTGGTGGCCAATGTTATCAG CTCTCATGTATGTATTGGTACCTATGCCTTGCTTATTTTTTGGAGGTGGTTCCACTCAGTTTCTGACTAGCCGAGACGGTGGGGG TTGGATTGATGCTGCCAAGTTTTTGACTGGAGCATCAGCTGTGGGTAGCATGGCCATCCCTATTATCCTTAGGCATGCACAAATGATTCAGACAGGAGCTATGCTTATCGAGTTCACCTCCTTCTTCATATTCGTTTGCACTGTCATGTGTTTCCACCGTGCTAGCTTAGAAGACGATTGGTAA
- the LOC108989570 gene encoding uncharacterized protein LOC108989570: MEFTRHHHRRSPSSDRFLGVFSLPTPSSTESPGEHELNEAEVFWTADFTEPNRSDTHHDHHRRLNFGQSMESGILSVLPEAHRLRYQALREGPVLCRKPSISSTSLSSSKAIPSIPRPPEREYLHHHQSAPMKVPVLSNATAKRSNVLLLEVEDDDGEDAEMLPPHEIVARGSGVSPKTTFSVLEGVGRTLKGRDLRQVRNAIWRKTGFLD, translated from the coding sequence ATGGAGTTCACCAGGCACCATCACCGCCGTTCACCCTCCTCCGACCGCTTCCTCGGCGTTTTCTCCCTTCCGACGCCATCATCCACTGAATCCCCCGGAGAACACGAGCTCAACGAAGCAGAAGTCTTCTGGACCGCTGATTTTACCGAACCTAACCGCTCCGATACCCACCATGATCACCATCGCCGCTTGAATTTCGGGCAATCGATGGAATCCGGAATCCTCTCCGTGCTACCCGAAGCCCATCGATTGCGCTACCAGGCTCTCCGTGAGGGACCAGTCCTGTGCCGCAAGCCTTCAATATCATCCACGTCCTTGTCGTCATCGAAGGCGATTCCATCAATCCCGAGACCGCCGGAGAGGGAGTACTTGCACCACCATCAGTCGGCGCCGATGAAGGTGCCGGTACTCTCGAATGCCACGGCGAAGAGGAGTAACGTACTGCTTCTCGAGGTGGAAGACGATGACGGAGAAGACGCCGAGATGTTACCACCTCACGAGATCGTTGCCAGGGGCTCCGGGGTGTCGCCTAAGACGACGTTTTCGGTTCTGGAAGGTGTTGGAAGGACTCTCAAGGGAAGGGATCTGCGCCAGGTTAGAAATGCTATCTGGCGCAAAACTGGCTTTCTCGATTGA
- the LOC108989571 gene encoding NAC domain-containing protein 90-like: protein MDDLPPGFRFYPTEEELVSFYLHNKLEGKREDLNRVMDRVIPVVDIYESNPWDLPQYSGVLCYGDPEQWFFFVPRQESEARGGRPRRLTTTGYWKATGSPNYVYSSNTSRIIGEKRTMVFYNGRAPYGKKTEWKMNEYKISEGDASSSSSTTAIPSLQQEFSLCRVYQKSKCLRAFDRRPSGVVIGERPATAQQGHHHQGLNYRPITERIRSSPESSSSGDHGGHDPSSLQPAGQSHDDHENMGMAVDINDTNYLLDSEQLNWFQGMEK, encoded by the exons ATGGACGACTTGCCGCCTGGGTTTCGGTTCTACCCGACGGAGGAAGAGCTGGTTTCATTTTATCTGCATAACAAGCTCGAAGGGAAGAGAGAGGATTTGAACCGAGTTATGGACCGGGTTATACCGGTAGTGGATATATATGAGTCCAATCCATGGGATCTCCCAC AGTATTCTGGAGTGCTGTGCTATGGTGACCCTGAGCAGTGGTTTTTCTTCGTTCCCAGACAAGAGAGTGAAGCCCGCGGGGGAAGACCAAGGCGACTCACGACAACTGGATACTGGAAAGCTACGGGGTCTCCTAATTATGTCTACTCTTCCAACACTAGTCGCATTATTGGTGAGAAAAGGACCATGGTTTTCTACAATGGAAGAGCTCCTTATGGAAAAAAAACTGAGTGGAAGATGAATGAATATAAAATCAGTGAAGGAGACGCGTCCTCATCTAGCAGTACTACTGCAATTCCTTCG TTACAGCAGGAATTTAGTTTGTGTCGAGTCTATCAGAAATCAAAATGCTTAAGGGCATTTGACAGACGGCCGTCCGGAGTAGTAATTGGTGAGCGGCCAGCAACAGCACAACAAGGTCATCATCATCAGGGTCTGAATTACCGTCCGATCACGGAGAGAATTAGAAGCTCACCCGAGAGTTCATCCTCTGGAGACCATGGCGGCCATGATCCCAGCTCTCTGCAGCCAGCTGGGCAaagtcatgatgatcatgagaaCATGGGAATGGCCGTTGATATTAATGATACTAATTACTTGTTGGATTCTGAGCAGTTGAATTGGTTCCAGGGGATGGAAAAATAG